The genomic interval CGCGGCATGGCCTCGATGGCGTTGGCGATCACGCTGTTGAGCACCTGGGCGAACAGCACCCGGTGGCTGAGCACCGTCGGCGCCGGCGGCGCCGGCCAGTCGACCCGGATGTTGGCGGCGCCAAGCTGGTGCGCGAAGGCGTGCAGCACGTCGTCCAGCGCGGCGACCGGGTTCACCGCCTCGCGCTCGCCGCTAAGCGGGCGGGAGGCGATCAGCAGCTCGCTGACGCACTTGGACAGGCGGTCGACCTGGCCGATGATGTCCTCGAGGTTCTTGCGCACCGGCGCGTCCTCGGCGTCCAGCGCCAGCTCGGCGCTGGAGCGGATCGCGGCGAGCGGGTTGCGCAGGCTGTGGGCCACGGCGCTGGACATCTCGCCCAGGGCCACCACCGTCTCGTTGGCCACCAGCTGCCGCTGCTGGGCGGCGAGCAGGCCGGAGAGCCGCCAGATCATCCAGAACAGCCCGAGGCAGATCAGCAGGCCGCCGAGCATGGCGGCCAGCCAGAACACCAGGTAGCTGCGCTGCAGCTGGGCGAGCAGGTCGAGCGGCTGCTTGTGGATCTCCAGCAGGGACGCCAGCCGGCCCGTCTCGTCCCGCAGCGGGATGTAGTGCTCGACCTGGAGGCTTCCCGGCGGGCTGAGGAAGTTCGTGCCGCTCGCCCTGAAATGACTGGCGGTGATCGTGTCGCCGCAGCTGAAGGCCTCCTCGAGGCCAGGGTTGGCGCCCCGGGTACCGACCAGTTGCGGATCGGTCGACCAGAGGATGGTCCGGTCGGGGCCGTGCAGGTTGACCCGCTGCACCTCGGGGAGGCTGGCGATATGGTCGAGGAGCCTGTCGTAGCGGTGCGTCTGCGGCATCCCTCCGGAGACGCTGTCTTCAGGCTCGGCATGGTGCCGCTCCATGTCGGCGATCGCGCGGATCGCCTGGGCCGTCAGCAGGCCATCGCGCCGAACGCTCTCGGTCAGCAGAAAACGGGTGGAAAGGACGGCAAGCAGGACGACGACCGTGGTGATGACGGCAAAGCTGACCAGGGAGAACCATCTGATCAGATTGAACCGCTTCGGGATTTCCGCGCCCAAGGTACTCGCCTCCCTGCGAGAAGGATGCCTCTGGAACCCGACTGGCTCATCCTCTTGTTGTTCTGGTGAGATTTTTATAGCCCATCGCCATAGGACCGCTAAGCACGATTGGCGATTATCAACGTCGGTGCTTATACAAGAATCGCCAGCCTAGCGGCTGTATGTGTCAGCTTTGGGTCAAGCGTGCCAATTCATGTCCTGCGACTGCACGCCATCGCCCGACGGGGCGGAAACAGTAAAGCACGGGAATGCCGCCACTGCCGCGGGCGGGCCTTGGGGATCGCCGGGCCGGGGCGGCGGCCCGCGTGTGGTTAGGGTCTGTTGGCGTTTTGGCGGCCTGCGCCAAAACGCCAACAGACCCTAATGGTGCTTGTGCCCCGGATGATGGAGGGCACGCAGATACATGGCGCCGGCCAGCGGCAGCTCGCCCTCCAGCTCGGCCAGGCTGGCGGTCTGCATGGGCACCGGGTCCTGCAGGTGGCCATGGATCAGCAGGCCGGCCAGTGCACCGACGAAGGGCTGGTGGCTGACCAGCAGAAGCTCCTCCTCGCTGCGCTCGGCCAGCAGGTCGAGGACCTGGCGCGGATCGTCGTCCGGCGTCAGCCAGTCGGCCACCTGCAGGTGCAGCCCGCCATCGAGCAGATCCTCCACCAGTTCGGCAGTCTGCCGGGCACGCACATAGGGGCTGCAGAGAATCGTCCGCAGGGGCCGGCCGATCAGGTGCAAGGCCGCCTGATGGACCTCCTTGCGGCCGTGCCGGGTCAGCTCGCGCTCGGCATCGGTACGGGCGTGCGGCTCGGCCTCGCCATGTCGCAACAACCAGAGTTTCATCGAGATCTCCTCACCGGCCGGGATGGGGGCTCAGAAGCCACTGGTGGAAATGAAGTCCACATCCGTCTTCGGCTCGCCGGTCATCAGTGCCTCGATGACCTGGGCCAGGGTGCGCCCTTCGAACAGGATGGCGTGGAGGCCGGCGACCAGAGGCATGTAGACGCCGAGCTCCTCGGCCTTGGCCTTGAGCACCCGCAGGGTGTTGACCCCTTCGGCCACCTCGCCGAGACGCGCCACCGCCTCCTCCAGACTGAGGCCCTGGCCGAGGGCATAACCCACCTGATAGTTGCGGCTCTTCGGCGAAGTGCAGGTGACGATCAGGTCGCCAACCCCGGCCAGGCCGAGGAAAGTCATGGGGTTGGCGCCGAGCCGTGCGGCGAAGCGCGTCATCTCGGCGAGGGCGCGGGTGATCAGCATGCTCTTGGTGTTCTCGCCCATGCCCAGCGCGGCGGCCATGCCGGCCATGATCGCGTAGACGTTCTTCAGCGCCCCGCCGAGCTCGGCGCCGAAGCGGTCGCCGCTGGCGTAAACGCGGAAGGTGCGCCCGTGCAGCACGGCCTGCACCGCCCGGCACAGTGCCTCGTCCTCGCTGGCGATGACCGTGGCGGTCAGCGCATGCTCGGCGATCTCCCGCGCCAGGTTCGGCCCGGAAAGCACGCCGATGCGCGCCGCAGGAGCGATCTCCTCGATGATCTGGCTCATCAGCTTGAAGCTCTGCGCCTCGATTCCCTTGGTGGTGCTGACCAGCATCTTCCCGGCCAGCAGCGCGGACACCGGCTGCAGCGCCTGGCGCAGGGCGCTGGAGGGCAGCACGACGAAGATCAGCTCGCTGCCGGCAACCGTGGCGGCGAGATCGATGACCGGCTCGACGCCGGGCAGTACCTTGACGCCCTTCAGGTAGCGCGGATTCTCCCGCTGCGTGCGGATCGCCTCGGCCTGCTCCGGATCGCGCATCCACAGCCGCACGGCCTGGCCGTTCTCCGCCAGCAGGTTGGCGAGCGCCGTGCCGAAGCTGCCGCCGCCGAGCACCGCGATGGGTTGTCTTGCAATCATCTCGTTCCTCCATACGGCAATCGGTCGGCATTATACGGGGTGGGGCCGTCGCGACCAGTCATCGGTTATCCCTTGCACGGGGAGCGGCACTGACGTAAGCATTTTGAAACGCAGGCAAGCTCCCCAGGGTCCGCCGACGGCCCTTCCTCCCCCCAACAAGTGGTAAACTAGGCAATTACGGCCGACCTTCGTCATTCCGCTCCCATGCATTGGACAGCCGGCGGTAACGCCATGGCCGGGATGACAGTGCTCGGCACTGTGACTTTCAACACCAGGCAACAGTCTATGACTAGGCTGCCGGATCATACCCCCATTGCCTGTGGCCACCAGACGCTTCGTCCGCCGTCACGAACGGACCATTGAGGAATTTGCATGACCAAACAACACGCCTATACCCGGGAAGACCTGCTGCGCTGCGCTCGCGGCGAGCTGTTCGGTCCGGGTAATGCGCAACTGCCCGCCCCCAATATGTTGATGGTTGATCGCATCACGCATATCAGCGACACCGGCGGCAAGTACGGCAAGGGCGAAATGGTCGCCGAACTGGACATCAACCCGGACCTGTGGTTCTTCGCCTGCCACTTCGAAGGGGATCCGGTCATGCCGGGCTGCCTGGGCCTCGACGCCATGTGGCAGCTGGTCGGCTTCTACCTGGGCTGGCAGGGCAATCCGGGCCGCGGCCGGGCCCTGGGCTCGGGCGAAGTCAAATTCTTCGGCCAGGTGCTGCCGACGGCGAAGAAACTCACCTACAACATCCACATCAAGCGCACCATCAGCCGCTCGCTGATCCTCGGCATCGCCGACGGCACCGTCAGCGTCGATGGCCGCGAGATCTACAGTGCCGAAGGCCTGCGCGTCGGCCTGTTCACCTCTACCGACAGCTTCTGAAGGACACCCACATGCGTCGCGTCGTGATCACTGGCCTCGGCATCGTATCCTGCCTGGGCAATGACAAGGACACCGTATCCGCCAACCTGCGTGCCGGCCGGCCAGGGATTCGCCACAACCCCTCCTACGCCGAAATGGGCCTGCGCAGCCAGGTATCCGGTTCCATCGACCTGGACCTGGAAGCGCTGATCGACCGCAAGGTCTACCGCTTCATGGGTGACGCCGCCGCCTTCGCCTACCTGTCCATGGAACAGGCGATCAAGGATGCCGGCCTGAGCGCGGAAGAGATCTCCAACCCGCGCGTCGGCCTGATCGCCGGCTCCGGCGGTGCCTCCACCTTCAACCAGATGGAGGCCATGGACATCCTGCGCGAGAAGGGCGTCAAGCGCGTCGGCCCGTACCGCGTGCCGCGCACCATGGGCAGCACCGTCTCCGCCTGCCTGGCCACCCCCTTCAAGATCAAGGGCGTGAACTACTCCATCTCCTCGGCCTGCGCCACCAGCGCCCACTGCATCGGCAGCGCCATGGAGCAGATCCTGATGGGCAAGCAGGACATGGTCTTCGCCGGCGGCGGCGAAGAGGAACACTGGAGCCAGAGCTTCCTGTTCGACGCCATGGGCGCCCTGTCCACCCAGTACAACGACACCCCGGAAAAGGCCTCGCGCGCCTACGACGCCAAGCGTGACGGCTTCGTCATCGCCGGCGGCGGCGGCATGGTGGTGGTCGAGGAGCTGGAACACGCCCTCAAGCGCGGCGCGAAGATCTATGCCGAAATCATCGGCTACGGTGCCACCTCCGACGGCTACGACATGGTCGCCCCGAGCGGCGAAGGCGCGGTGCGCTGCATGCAGCTGGCTTTGTCCACGGTCGACACCCCGATCGACTACCTGAACACCCACGGCACCTCAACCCCGGTCGGCGACGTGGCCGAAGCCAAGGCCGTGCGCACCGTGTTCGGCGACAAGGCCCCGGCGATCAGCTCGACCAAGAGCCTGTCCGGCCACTCGCTGGGTGCCGCCGGCGTACAGGAAGCGATCTACAGCCTGCTGATGATGGAAGGCAACTTCATTGCCGGCTCGGCCAACATCGAGGAACTGGATCCGGAAGTCGCCGATCTGCCGATCGTGCAGAAGACCCGCGAGAACGTCACCCTGAACACCGTGATGAGCAACAGCTTCGGCTTCGGTGGCACCAACGCCACCCTGGTGTTCAAGCGCTGGCAGGGCTGAGCCAGGGCTCACCCTTGATGCAGAACGCCCCGCCTCGCCGGGGCGTTCTGCTTTCCGGGCCCCTATTCCTGGCGGAAGAACGGCTCGGCGACGAACTGCCAGTCGGCATAGCGGGTCGTCCCCTCGAAACTCTCCCACCCCGGCGGAAAGTTCGCGCTCTTCAGCGGGCGCCGCTCGGACAGGCTGTACACCCCGGCGATGCGCCCGTCGCTCGAGCGGATCAGCCCCCACTCGCGGCTGCCGGTGACGGGGTCGGCATAGAGCCGGCGCAGGTGGCGCTGGCGCTTGATCTGCCGGCGGTCCTCCAGCAGCTCCTCGAGGCTCTGCGGATACTGGGCGATGCCCGGCGAGTTGCGGTGGTAGCTGCGCAGCGCCATGGCGTACTGGTTGCCGATCCACAGCAGGTCGCGTTCCCGGTCGCGCTGGCTGGCGGTGGACCAGAGCTGGCCGGCCGCAGCCAGCGCGCCGCCCATCAGCGCGACGAGAAACAGCACACCCAGATAGGTGAAGCCCCGCTGCCCGCGCATCGCCTCACCACTCGGCATACAGGCTGCCGTCCTTCCCCCGCCCATCCGCGCCGCTCCTGACGTCGGCGACGCCGCCGGGAATGCCCTCGGGCGGAGGCAGCAACACCCACAGGTCGCTGCGCTCGGTGATCGGGTCCACCGGCAGGCTGCGCAGGTAGCGCTGCTCCACCAGCGTCTCCAGGCTCTCCGGATAGCTGCCGGTGTCGCCGTAGTACTGGTCCAGGGCATCGCGCATCACCGCCAGGCTCTGCTTGAGGGTGGTTTCCCTGGAGTACTCGAGGCTGGAGAAATAGCGCGGCACGGCGATGGTCAGCAGGCTGGCGATGATCGCCATGACTACCAGCAGCTCGATCAGGGTGAATCCGGCCTGTCGTCGCATAACTACCACTCCCGGTACGGAATGCCGTTGAGTCCGCGGCCTTCGGACAGCGAATAAACGTCGAAGACGTCCTCGCCGGCCTGCGGGCGCTCCGCGGAACTGTCGTAGCTGCGCAGCCCCCAGCTCTCCAGCGCGCTCACGCCCGGCTCGGCGAAGGGATCGCGGGGAATCCGCCGGAGGAAATACAGCTTGCTCCCCGACGGGTTGCGCAGGTCGCGCACGCCCTCCACCAACACCTCCAGCGAAGGCGGATAGCCGCTGCCCAGGGCGGATTTTTCGATGAAGCCGGCGTCGGCCGCCTGCTTGTAGGCGTCGATGGCGTCGCGGATGCGGTACAGCGCGGTTTTCAGCTCCTGCTCCTTGCCGCGGCGGATCACCGTCTCGGTCAGCGGCGCAGCCATGCCGACCAGCAGCCCGAGGATCGCCAGGGCGATCACCAGCTCCAGCAGCGAGAAGCCGCGCGCCCGCCCCGGCCCGCCGCTCATCGCCGCTCGACCTCGGCGGCGGCCAGCGGCACGGGCTTCTTCGGCGGCCGCTGGCTGAGGTCGCCCTCGCGGGGCAGCGCGGCCGGACGCAGGCGCAGGCTGGTCTCGGTGCCGGACTCGAACTCCATGTCGTAGGGGCTCTGGTACGGCAGGTTGCGGACGATGCGCGGAGTGATCGACAGCACCAGCTCGGACTTGCTCAGGGTGTCCTTGTTGCTGCCGAACAGCCGGCCGATGCCGGGAATGTCGCCCAGCCCGGGAATGCGGTCGCCCGACTTGCCCTGGTCGTTGCGCATCAGGCCGGCCAGCACCTGGGTTTCGCCGTCGCGCAGGCGCAGGGTGGTGACCGCGTTGCGGGTGTCCACCTGGATCGGGATGGTCCCCGCTTCCGTGCGTGCCAGCTGGGTCGCGTTGCTCACCTCCAGCCCCACCTTGATGGCGACTTCGTCGTTCAGGTGGATGGTCGGCTCGACCTCCAGCTTCAGGCCCACATCCAGGTAGGTGATGCTCTCGGTGATCACCGGGCCCTGGGTCGAGGGGGTCGAGGTGGCGCTGACCACCGGCACCCGCTCGCCGATGTGGATGCGCGCCTGCTCGCGGTTGCTGACCCGCAGCACCGGGCTGGCCAAGGTGTTGATGTCGCTGTCGTTGGCGTTGATCTTCAGCTTCGGCGCTCCATTGATCGAAATGCGGTCAGAGTTGATTCCGCGCAACTGGCTGAGAATGCTCACGTCGCCGCCGTCCTCGGTGAGGATGCCGAAGGTATTCGGCCATTGCAGACCGAGATCGAGGATGCGCTTGCGCGAGACCTCCATCACCTCCAGCTCCAGCACCACCTCGGGATTGGCCTGATCCTGGGCCTGGAACAACCGCTCGGCCAGGTGCACCGCATCCGGCGTGTCGCGCATGGTCAGGGTGTTGAGGCGCTCGTCGACGAACACGTCGCGGGTCTTGAGAAGGGTCTTGACCATGTTCAGCGCGGTGTTGGCATCGATATTGGTCAGGTAGAAGGTCTTCAGCACCAGCTCCTGGTAGTCCTTGAGCTTCTGTGGGGTGTTCGGATAGATCAGGATGGTGTTGTCGTTGACCACCTTCTGCTTCAGCTGGCTCTGCTGCAGCAGCAGGTCGACCGCATCCTCGATGGCCACCTGGCGGACGTAGATGGTCGCCTTGAGGTCCGGGCGCACGTCCTGGTCGAAGATGAAGTTCATGCCTGCAGTCTGCGCCAGCACCTCGAACACCAGCTTCAGGTTGGCCTCGCGGAACTCCAGGCTCACCGGCTTCTGCAGCCTGGAGCGCAGCTGCGGATAGGTGACGGCGGTCTGCGCGCGGGTGCCCTCGATGCCCGCCTGCAAGGCCAGCGCGCCCTCGTGCCGCGGCTCCAGGGTGAGGATCGAGCGCACCAGCCGCTCGGCCCCGACCAGATCGCCGCGAGCCAGGGCCAGCTCGGCCTGGCGGTACTGTTCGGCGACGTTGCGCAGCTGGACGATCTGGCGCATCCCCTCGGTGGCCCGGGCATTGCCCGGCTCGATGGCCAGCACCCGCTGGAAGGCAACCTGCGCGGCCTCGTTGTTGCGCGCGGTGCGCGCCTGCTCGGCCTGGGTCAGCAGCTTGGTGACCACCAGCGCCCGCTGGGTGGTCAGGGCGATCTGTACATTGGTGTCGTGCGGGGCCCGGTGTGCCGCTTCGGCGAGCTGCGCCAGCCCCTCCTCGTAACGCCCCTGGTCGATCAGGGCGATGCCCTCCCTGGCAGGCTGTCCGGCACAGCCGGCCAGCAGCAGGCCGCCCAGCAACAGCGGCAGGCAGAAGCCGCGTGCATCCTTGCGCATTGCGATGGTCATGGACGGTCCCCCACGGACAGCGACTGGGTCTGGTTGAGTGGCAGATAGACGAGGGTCAGCTCGTCGCCGGCGATCTTCTCCACCCGGTAGGTTCCGTCGATCACGTCGCCGGCCTGCACCGTGTGCACGCGGTCGTCGCGCAGCAGAAAGACCCTGAGGCTGACGCTGTCGTCCAGCCTCCCGATGAATTCGAAGGGCAAGGGCGGCGCCTCCGGCGCAGACGGCGGCAGCGGCGCGACCGCCAGCGGCGGCCCCTCCCCGAGCGGACGGCGCGGCGGCGGCGCTCGCCAGCTGCGCGCGGCGAACAGATCCGCCTGCGGCACCGCCCGGCTCGTCGGCCCGCTCTGCAGCCTGCGCATCTGCGCCTGAACCTCGGAGCCGGAGCGCACCTCCGGCTTCGCGGCCGGCCCGCCGCTGTGGGTCACCACCGGCAGGAGCTCCTCCTCCTGCGGGAAGAACTCGGGCAGCAGCGCCAGCAGCCCCGCGCCGCCGAGAAACGCCAGCCAGCCCAGCAGCCGTCGCCTTTCCATCACCACCTCGACAGATAGAGAGTCATGCGAATGCGCCCGTCGAGTTCGGTCTGATGGATTTCCTTGCGCTTGAACTCGACATCCTCCAGCACCAGCGCCGGCACCTCGGCCAGCAGGCTGTGCAGGAAGCGGCGCAGCTGCGGATAGCCGGCGCGCACCGGCAGGAGGATGCGGTAGCGCGCCAGGCGGGTTTTCGGGTCGATGCCGAGGGAATACTCGCCACGGGCCAGCGACAGGTTCTCCGCCCGGGCCGCCGCATAGATGCGGTCGATGGTGGCGGTCGCCGCCGGTTGCGCCGGCAGCTGGCGATGGAAGTCGGCCAGTTGCTGGCCCGGTCCCTGGGGCGGCAGCTCGACGCCGCGCTCGATCCGCACCTGACGCTCGCGGGCTTCGACGATGCGCCCGGCCAGCGCCTCGCGCTCCTGCCAGGCCGGCCACAGGCCCAGCAGCCCATGGGCCGTGGCCAGCACCAGCAGCGCGGCGCCGACGGCACCCGGCCAGCCCAGCCGCCGGAGCCGCTCGCGGAGAATCAGCCTATGGACGCCCATCCGGCACCTCCCAGGTCGCCAGCAGATTGAAGCGGATCGGCCGCTCCGCCACCTGGACGAGCACCTCGTGATCGAGCAGGGACACGTCGCTCAAACCGTCGCTGTCCTCGAGGCGCTGATGGAACTCCAGCATCGCCTCCAGATTGCGCGCCTCGGCGGTGATGCGCAGCAGCCGCTTGCGCGCATCCGGGGCCAGGGCAAGCAGGGCGACGTCCTTGAGCGGCAACGCCTCCAGGGTGGCGAACAGCCCGTTCCACGGGAGGTTCAGCGCCGCCGAGACCCGGCGCATTTCCGCCAGGCTGGCCTGCTGGGCCAGGCTCTCGGCCTTCGACAGCGGCGCCTGGCGGACCTCGCCGCCCTGCTCCGGCTGCAGCCGGGCGAGCTCCTGCACGGCCTGCGCCCGGTCCGCATCGAGCCGCTGCTGCACTGCCCAGAGCGCTCCGGCTAGAAGCAGGCCGGTGGCCAGCAGCACCCAGCCGAGCGGGCTGGCGATGGAGCGGCGCTGAAAATCGAGTTCGAGCGGACGCATCTCAATTCACCGTCATGGCCATGGCCTGCAGGGTATCCACCGATGTCCGCGGCAGTTCCAGGGCCTGCAGCCCGGCCGGCGGCGGTGCCGTGCGACCCGGCGCATGCAGGTAGCGCGCCGCGCCCTCCAGCCCCTGCAGCCCGCTTTCCCGCTCGACCAGTGCGAGCAGCGCCGCATCGTCCCCGCCATCGCTCACCGAGCGCACACAGACCCAGGCTCCATCCCGGGCCAGCAGCAGACTGCTGCGCCCCGGCTCGGCGAGCACGAAGAGGAAGTCGTCCGCCGGCAGCTTCCCGGCGAAACGGTTGAAGGCCGCCATCAGGTAGGGCTGCACCGAGGAGAGGCGCAGCCCGGCGCCCTGCAGCGCGAGCTGCAGGCGCTCCAGCAGCCCCCGTTCGATGGCCGCCGCCAGCCGCGGCTGGCCGGCCGGCGCCGGCGACAGGCGCAGCAGCCAGTCGTCGGCGAGCGCGCCGTAGATCTCCTGGAAGCGGAAGCGCGCATAGGCCTCGAGCTCCTCCGGCGTACCGATGCCGTCGCTCCAGGGAATCAGCGCGAAACGCACGAAGCGGCTCGACAGCACCAGGGGCAGGCTGCCGCGCCCGCGGCCCAGCTCGCCGAGAAGACGCTCCAGCGCCTGTGCCGCACCGCTCCAGGCCGGCCCCTCGGCCTGGCCGTACTCGGCGCCGCCGAGCAGCTCCAGCCCGCCGCGGCGCCGTCGGAACAGCGCCAGGCGCGTGGCGCCGAGCACGGCGATGCGCCGTTCAGCCCACGAAAGTGACACGGTTGATCTCCTCCAGGGTGGTCCTTCCGCTGCGCACCAGTTCCACCGCCGAGCTGCGCAACAGGCGCAGCCCGCGGCGGCGGGCCAGTTCCTTGATCTGCGAGATGGGCTGGCGCTCGACGATCATCTGGCGGATCTCGTCGTCGAGCAGCAAGAGCTCGGCGATCGCCTTGCGCCCGCGATAGCCCGAGCCGCGGCAGCGCCCGCAGCCGCTGCCCTGGACGAAGCGGAAATCGCCGACTCCGGCCGGGTCCAGCCCGGAAGTCAGGAGCTCCTCCTCGCTCGGCGCGACGGGCGCGGCGCAGTCCGGGCAGACCAGGCGCACCAGGCGCTGGGCGAGCACCGCGTTGAGCGCGGAGACGAAGCTGTAGGGATCGACCTCCATCTGCACGAAACGGCCGATCACGTCGAACACGTTGTTGGCGTGGATGGTGGTGAACACCAGGTGGCCGGTGAGCGCCGACTGCACGGCGATCTGCGCGGTCTCCGGGTCGCGGATCTCGCCGACCATGATCTTGTCCGGATCGTGGCGCAGGATCGAGCGCAGGCCGCGGGCGAAGGTCAGGCCCTTCTTCTCGTTGACCGGGATCTGCAGCACCCCGGGCAGTTGGTATTCCACCGGGTCCTCGATGGTGATGATCTTGTCCACCCCGTGGTTGATCTCGGTGATCATCGCGTACAGGGTGGTGGTCTTGCCGCTGCCGGTGGGGCCGGTCACCAGCACCATGCCGTAGGGCTCGGCGGCCAGCCGGCGCAGGCTGCGCAGGGTCGCCTCCTCGAAGCCCAGCGCCTCCAGGCTGACGCCGCTGACGCGGTCGGCCAGATCCTGCTTGTCGAGCACCCGCAGCACCGCGTCCTCGCCGAAGATGCTCGGCATGATCGACACCCGGAAGTCGATCTGCCGGCCGTGGATGCCGACCTTGAAACGGCCGTCCTGGGGCACCCGCTTCTCGCCGATGTCCAGTTCGGCCATCACCTTGATCCGCGAGATCACCTGGTCGGCGATCTCGCTACCCTGCACCCGGCCGATGGAGTTGAGCACCCCGTCGATGCGGTACTTGATCACCAGGCCGTTGCCGGTCATGCCCAGGTGGATGTCGCTGGCGTGCATCTTCAGCGCGTCGTAGAGGGTCGAATTGACCAGCTTGACCACCACGCTGGAGTCCTCGCTGATCCGCGCCAGCGACAGGTTCTCCACCGTCTCGGCCTCGACCGAGCCGGCGGCGTCGGCGCCCAGCGACTCGACGGCCTGGAAGGCCTCCTCGTGGCGCGCCAGGTAGCCGGCCAGATCGGCCGGATGCACCAGGTACAGCGGCGCGCCCTCCAGGCAGGCGTCGATCCAGGCCAGGCGGTCGTCGTCGAAGGGATCGGCGAACACCCCGACCTCGCGCTCGTCCAGGCGGACCACGGCGAACTCGCGCTTGAGCGCCTGGGCCAGCGCCAGCCGCTCGAACGCCGGGCGGCTGGCGAACAGCGTCTCGCCGTCCAGCACCGGATAATGCAGGGTCGCCCCCAGGCGGCGGACGAACTCCTCAGGCGCCAGCCCGGCCAGTGCCTCCAGCGCCTCGAGTACCCGCCCGCCGCCGCTCGCCGCTCGCTCGCGGGCCTCGCGCAGCAGCGGCGCCGCGAAGCGGGCCTCGCCCGCCGTCTCCGTGGCCGGCCCATCGCCGCCGGCCGCGCTCCCTGGAGAAAGACTGTCCATACGACTCTCCTCGTTCAACACCATCGCGCCGACGGCGCTAGTCGCCGCCCAGCCGGCGCGCCACCTGCGGCTTGCACACCACCCGCCCCAGATCGGCCAGCGGAAAGGGCTTGAGCAGGATGTTCACGATGCCGCGGTGCGCCGCGTCGTCGCAGATCGCCCCGCTCGGGTGACCGGTCATCAACACCCGCTCGCCGTGGTAGCGGCCGTGCAGGGTATCGAGCAGCTGGAAGGCGTCCATGTCCGGCAAACAGTAGTCGAGGACCAGGATGTCCGGCCCGAAGCTCGCCGCCAGGGCCAGGGCGCTGGCCCCGTCGTGGGCGACGCGCACCTCGCAGCGCCTCGTTTCGAGATAAGCCCTGAGGTTTTCCGCCAGGACCGGTTCATCCTCGACAAGCAAGACTTTCCTGATCGCCACGACGACTGACTCCCGTTCCAGAGATCGTGCCCATTCCCGAATCGCGAAAACGCGTACCGATTCGGCACATGCACAGCTCGCGCCAGTCTTGATATATTTATATCTAAT from Azotobacter salinestris carries:
- a CDS encoding sensor histidine kinase; its protein translation is MGAEIPKRFNLIRWFSLVSFAVITTVVVLLAVLSTRFLLTESVRRDGLLTAQAIRAIADMERHHAEPEDSVSGGMPQTHRYDRLLDHIASLPEVQRVNLHGPDRTILWSTDPQLVGTRGANPGLEEAFSCGDTITASHFRASGTNFLSPPGSLQVEHYIPLRDETGRLASLLEIHKQPLDLLAQLQRSYLVFWLAAMLGGLLICLGLFWMIWRLSGLLAAQQRQLVANETVVALGEMSSAVAHSLRNPLAAIRSSAELALDAEDAPVRKNLEDIIGQVDRLSKCVSELLIASRPLSGEREAVNPVAALDDVLHAFAHQLGAANIRVDWPAPPAPTVLSHRVLFAQVLNSVIANAIEAMPRGGSLRIRIAVDALERRLRLTIGDSGNGMTKEQLAMAFKAFYTTKRGGLGVGLVLVKRIMERFGGAVRLESREREGTEVCLVFRIAEGG
- the sixA gene encoding phosphohistidine phosphatase SixA, translating into MKLWLLRHGEAEPHARTDAERELTRHGRKEVHQAALHLIGRPLRTILCSPYVRARQTAELVEDLLDGGLHLQVADWLTPDDDPRQVLDLLAERSEEELLLVSHQPFVGALAGLLIHGHLQDPVPMQTASLAELEGELPLAGAMYLRALHHPGHKHH
- a CDS encoding NAD(P)H-dependent glycerol-3-phosphate dehydrogenase; translation: MIARQPIAVLGGGSFGTALANLLAENGQAVRLWMRDPEQAEAIRTQRENPRYLKGVKVLPGVEPVIDLAATVAGSELIFVVLPSSALRQALQPVSALLAGKMLVSTTKGIEAQSFKLMSQIIEEIAPAARIGVLSGPNLAREIAEHALTATVIASEDEALCRAVQAVLHGRTFRVYASGDRFGAELGGALKNVYAIMAGMAAALGMGENTKSMLITRALAEMTRFAARLGANPMTFLGLAGVGDLIVTCTSPKSRNYQVGYALGQGLSLEEAVARLGEVAEGVNTLRVLKAKAEELGVYMPLVAGLHAILFEGRTLAQVIEALMTGEPKTDVDFISTSGF
- the fabA gene encoding 3-hydroxyacyl-[acyl-carrier-protein] dehydratase FabA; the protein is MTKQHAYTREDLLRCARGELFGPGNAQLPAPNMLMVDRITHISDTGGKYGKGEMVAELDINPDLWFFACHFEGDPVMPGCLGLDAMWQLVGFYLGWQGNPGRGRALGSGEVKFFGQVLPTAKKLTYNIHIKRTISRSLILGIADGTVSVDGREIYSAEGLRVGLFTSTDSF
- the fabB gene encoding beta-ketoacyl-ACP synthase I; amino-acid sequence: MRRVVITGLGIVSCLGNDKDTVSANLRAGRPGIRHNPSYAEMGLRSQVSGSIDLDLEALIDRKVYRFMGDAAAFAYLSMEQAIKDAGLSAEEISNPRVGLIAGSGGASTFNQMEAMDILREKGVKRVGPYRVPRTMGSTVSACLATPFKIKGVNYSISSACATSAHCIGSAMEQILMGKQDMVFAGGGEEEHWSQSFLFDAMGALSTQYNDTPEKASRAYDAKRDGFVIAGGGGMVVVEELEHALKRGAKIYAEIIGYGATSDGYDMVAPSGEGAVRCMQLALSTVDTPIDYLNTHGTSTPVGDVAEAKAVRTVFGDKAPAISSTKSLSGHSLGAAGVQEAIYSLLMMEGNFIAGSANIEELDPEVADLPIVQKTRENVTLNTVMSNSFGFGGTNATLVFKRWQG
- a CDS encoding type II secretion system protein, whose translation is MPSGEAMRGQRGFTYLGVLFLVALMGGALAAAGQLWSTASQRDRERDLLWIGNQYAMALRSYHRNSPGIAQYPQSLEELLEDRRQIKRQRHLRRLYADPVTGSREWGLIRSSDGRIAGVYSLSERRPLKSANFPPGWESFEGTTRYADWQFVAEPFFRQE
- a CDS encoding type II secretion system protein, translating into MRRQAGFTLIELLVVMAIIASLLTIAVPRYFSSLEYSRETTLKQSLAVMRDALDQYYGDTGSYPESLETLVEQRYLRSLPVDPITERSDLWVLLPPPEGIPGGVADVRSGADGRGKDGSLYAEW
- a CDS encoding type II secretion system protein; the encoded protein is MSGGPGRARGFSLLELVIALAILGLLVGMAAPLTETVIRRGKEQELKTALYRIRDAIDAYKQAADAGFIEKSALGSGYPPSLEVLVEGVRDLRNPSGSKLYFLRRIPRDPFAEPGVSALESWGLRSYDSSAERPQAGEDVFDVYSLSEGRGLNGIPYREW
- a CDS encoding secretin N-terminal domain-containing protein, coding for MTIAMRKDARGFCLPLLLGGLLLAGCAGQPAREGIALIDQGRYEEGLAQLAEAAHRAPHDTNVQIALTTQRALVVTKLLTQAEQARTARNNEAAQVAFQRVLAIEPGNARATEGMRQIVQLRNVAEQYRQAELALARGDLVGAERLVRSILTLEPRHEGALALQAGIEGTRAQTAVTYPQLRSRLQKPVSLEFREANLKLVFEVLAQTAGMNFIFDQDVRPDLKATIYVRQVAIEDAVDLLLQQSQLKQKVVNDNTILIYPNTPQKLKDYQELVLKTFYLTNIDANTALNMVKTLLKTRDVFVDERLNTLTMRDTPDAVHLAERLFQAQDQANPEVVLELEVMEVSRKRILDLGLQWPNTFGILTEDGGDVSILSQLRGINSDRISINGAPKLKINANDSDINTLASPVLRVSNREQARIHIGERVPVVSATSTPSTQGPVITESITYLDVGLKLEVEPTIHLNDEVAIKVGLEVSNATQLARTEAGTIPIQVDTRNAVTTLRLRDGETQVLAGLMRNDQGKSGDRIPGLGDIPGIGRLFGSNKDTLSKSELVLSITPRIVRNLPYQSPYDMEFESGTETSLRLRPAALPREGDLSQRPPKKPVPLAAAEVERR